The Candidatus Caldatribacterium sp. genome window below encodes:
- a CDS encoding sugar-binding transcriptional regulator, protein MLRTNAQGGSTLEGNDELLLLYEVARLYYEDGLTQEEIAEHLGFSRSRVQRLLEAARKEGIVEIRLLSPSVSFADLEEELTKRFGLEKAIVVPTPTESQYLIRRSIGRAAARYLESVLRDGDVLGIGWGRTTYEALNAFKRNVAITIVPLIGAVGQVEVDFQVNELGYQLAKRIGGFFVPLYAPALVDSEDIARALFSDQSVRRVVELWDEVQVAIVGMGDPRKPGSIVPRFFLSDPASAAVLQRDDVVGDILYHFLRRDGSLVDEVFDHRVISIPLEKLKKIPHVLGIAGSMEKVEVLKAVLQGGYINVLVTDSEVARALLGVRE, encoded by the coding sequence TTGCTCAGGACAAATGCTCAAGGAGGGAGTACTCTGGAGGGGAATGACGAACTCCTTCTCCTTTACGAGGTTGCCCGCCTGTACTACGAGGATGGCCTCACCCAGGAGGAAATTGCGGAGCACCTCGGTTTCTCCCGCTCCCGGGTTCAGCGCCTCCTTGAGGCGGCCCGAAAGGAAGGCATTGTGGAGATACGCCTTTTGAGTCCTTCTGTTTCCTTCGCCGACCTTGAAGAGGAGCTTACCAAGCGCTTTGGCCTTGAGAAAGCCATTGTCGTTCCCACGCCGACTGAGTCCCAGTACCTCATCCGCCGGAGCATCGGCAGAGCCGCAGCCCGGTACCTTGAGTCCGTCCTTCGGGATGGTGATGTCCTTGGCATCGGCTGGGGGCGAACGACATATGAAGCCCTCAATGCCTTCAAGCGGAATGTCGCCATCACCATCGTGCCCCTCATCGGGGCGGTGGGCCAGGTTGAAGTGGATTTCCAGGTGAATGAGCTCGGGTACCAGCTGGCCAAAAGAATTGGAGGTTTCTTCGTTCCTCTCTACGCCCCGGCCCTTGTGGACAGCGAAGATATTGCCCGGGCGCTCTTTTCCGACCAGAGCGTCCGCCGGGTGGTTGAGCTGTGGGATGAGGTTCAGGTGGCCATTGTGGGCATGGGGGATCCCCGAAAACCCGGATCCATCGTTCCCAGGTTTTTCCTGAGCGATCCCGCCTCGGCGGCGGTGCTCCAGAGGGACGACGTGGTGGGTGACATCCTCTACCATTTCCTGAGACGGGATGGGTCTCTGGTCGACGAAGTGTTTGACCACCGGGTAATAAGCATTCCCTTAGAGAAGCTCAAGAAAATCCCCCATGTTCTTGGTATTGCCGGTTCTATGGAGAAGGTGGAAGTTCTTAAGGCGGTTCTGCAAGGGGGATATATCAATGTGTTGGTAACTGATAGCGAAGTGGCAAGAGCGCTTCTTGGGGTTAGAGAGTGA
- a CDS encoding Spy/CpxP family protein refolding chaperone, translated as MKSKVLLVTLVAVLGLFVTASAFAGPRFGRGSWCEPGFFGGFRGTPSPGFWGVNLSEEQRAKILEIEKNFATQAANLRAQLETKMLELRELQLKEATEENAQSIRAKIGEILALRQELSALRKDMVQQILNVLTPEQLKSFPPIGRGMRWGMGRGCF; from the coding sequence ATGAAGTCCAAGGTACTCCTTGTCACCCTCGTTGCGGTTTTGGGCCTTTTTGTAACTGCCTCTGCCTTCGCCGGACCACGCTTTGGGAGAGGCTCATGGTGTGAACCGGGGTTTTTCGGAGGCTTCCGAGGCACGCCCTCCCCGGGATTCTGGGGTGTGAATCTCTCCGAAGAGCAGAGAGCGAAAATCCTTGAAATCGAAAAGAACTTTGCCACCCAGGCTGCAAATCTCCGGGCGCAACTCGAGACAAAGATGCTCGAACTCCGGGAGCTCCAGCTCAAGGAAGCCACAGAAGAGAACGCCCAGAGCATCCGGGCAAAAATCGGAGAAATCCTTGCCCTCAGGCAGGAACTTTCTGCCCTCAGAAAGGATATGGTACAGCAAATACTCAACGTACTCACTCCAGAGCAGCTCAAGAGCTTCCCGCCCATTGGACGGGGCATGAGATGGGGTATGGGAAGAGGATGCTTCTAG